The Erpetoichthys calabaricus chromosome 5, fErpCal1.3, whole genome shotgun sequence genome has a segment encoding these proteins:
- the LOC114641662 gene encoding gastrula zinc finger protein XlCGF57.1-like — translation MASSVSKKAAHIKQEDCEWGATEDLCVKVEDCERGISAFKEEECKGEIIEVKVEDLEDFLVSPELQNLENGKILKQEIFEDSHSGLQRWVTDTAHWTTQQGSVEPKSELSEYEVKITEGKEKEEEDEQQQSSRSAGINFKMNCSFSTSSLAQPSLQCRLQQKQDKEKVNKSSRGSENLTAASFQGGSLTADKLTQTEDINADEQVVHNTGQRVFNARRKRGKTLKNKSDYKDKSVHTIQKQHTCPECGKVFSHRNSLHRHKRIHTKEKQLCCPECGKQFPHNRDLQRHIRVHNGEKPYSCAECGKRFSDNSSLQNHTKIHTGDKPYFCSECSKGFTFLNTFLDHLRIHSGEKPYCCSECGKRFTQRSGLRSHIRIHTREKPHCCSECGKRFSHGSTLRSHTRIHTGEKPYRCSECGKGFTDNSNLRQHERIHTGEKPYGCSECGKRFSQRRSLSCHLNIHIREKRISNELAVGETNN, via the exons ATGGCCTCTAGTGTGAGCAAAAAAGCTGCCCACATTAAACAAGAGGACTGTGAATGGGGTGCGACAGAGGACTTGTGCGTGAAAGTGGAGGACTGCGAAAGAGGGATCTCCGCTTTTAAAGAAGAGGAGTGCAAGGGGGAGATTATTGAAGTTAAAGTCGAGGATCTGGAAGATTTCCTAGTTAGTCCTGAGCTGCAAAACCTGGAAAATGGGAAGATTTTGAAACAGGAGATTTTTGAAGACTCTCATTCCGGTTTACAGCGTTGGGTCACCGACACGGCACATTGGACTACCCAGCAGGGTTCTGTGGAACCAAAATCTGAGCTATCTGAATATGAGGTGAAAATCACcgaaggaaaagagaaagaagaagaagatgagcagCAGCAGTCATCTAGGAGTGCAGGGATAA ATTTCAAGATGAACTGCAGCTTCTCTACATCTTCGTTGGCTCAGCCCTCTCTTCAGTGTAGACTCCAACAGAAACAGGACAAGGAGAAGGTGAATAAATCATCAAGAGGATCAGAGAATTTGACAGCAGCCTCTTTCCAGGGCGGATCTCTTACTGCGGACAAACTAACACAAACGGAAGACATCAACGCTGATGAACAAGTAGTGCATAATACAGGGCAACGGGTCTTCAATGCCAGACGAAAGCgtggaaaaactttaaaaaacaaatctgacTATAAAGATAAGTCAGTTCACACAATTCAGAAGCAGCATacctgtcctgaatgtggcaaagtATTTTCACACAGAAACAGTCTACACCGacataaaagaattcacactaaagAAAAGCAActctgctgtccagaatgtggcaaacaattccccCATAACCGTGATCTCCAGCGGCACATACGCGTTCATAATGGTGAGAAGCCATACAGCTGTGccgaatgtggcaaacgattttcaGACAACAGCAGTCTTCAGAATCATAcaaaaattcacactggagataAACCGTACTTCTGTTCTGAATGTTCTAAaggatttacatttttaaatacatttcttgaCCATTTGAGAATTCACAGTGGAGAGAAGCCTTACTGTTGTAGCGAATGTGGCAAACGGTTCACACAACGAAGTGGCCTACGCAGTCACATCAGAATCCACACTAGAGAGAAACCTCActgttgttcagaatgtggcaaaagattctcTCATGGCAGCACACTTCGGAGTCACACacgaatccacacaggagaaaagccataCCGTTGTTCGGAATGTGGTAAAGGATTCACTGACAACAGCAATCTTCGGCAGCATGAACGAATTCACACTGGGGAAAAGCCATAcggttgttctgaatgtggcaaacgattttcaCAAAGAAGAAGCCTCAGCTGCCACTTAAACATTCACATTAGAGAGAAGAGAATCAGCAATGAACTAGCTGTGGGGGAAACAAACAACTGA